Proteins from a single region of Trichoderma asperellum chromosome 3, complete sequence:
- a CDS encoding uncharacterized protein (EggNog:ENOG41~BUSCO:EOG092D3AVM): MAQQPHDMTYLDYGTATNRSPSSSRQNYGFAPGLTMPRQTQRTFDAPLPSNSLYSSDRLASSYGSRAMDTIGGGGGAMPGYMMDNSQTWNYNGANVATVGGAVHGSQRQRSVNRRAALPTNWTEHGGMGMPNLQSYSNGLAGAPMSNGGLRVDAPGSHPSPNSLQSVGNDADQLIPTAIVIKNIPFAVRKETLASIMLDMHLPQPYAFNYHFDNGVFRGLAFANFQSAEDTRIVIEAMNGMDVHGRKLRVEYKKMLPEAERERIEREKRERRGQLEEQHRAPILHNQSSLQSLGGMSQAQARTPSAAAPSSVSHLGDIDLNDPQTLEFYTELVMFRRDDSREILVFPPGIAPEHRRSIHILAHHMGLEHQSIGEADSRQLTVLKRRQPSPTADIHTPPASSLDVHKRGLSRAATFDFAADRESRAASSNYAHLVGRHGPTLELPGSPDGAGIPNNLRAAKSFADLRSFTPSPSQASSSYLAPGSGLSGIAPASTARFGDYLSNGSQSQSGNPSTPGAKNDNGLVSGLSGLSLSPFEASGLQPQARNTPGAIGSQRPSANGNGTSKGAPERQPRGPEWETSNGFGRTRANGHMQRGSDSSDNGARVGTSSTNASRYH; this comes from the exons ATGGCCCAACAGCCTCACGATATGACTTACCTCGATTACGGCACGGCGACCAACCGGTCGCCCAGCTCCTCGAGACAGAATTATGGCTTTGCCCCTGGCCTGACTATGCCCCGCCAGACGCAGCGAACCTTCGATGCACCTCTGCCCTCAAACAGCCTCTACTCCTCCGATAGACTGGCTAGTAGCTATGGAAGCCGAGCTATGGATAccatcggcggcggcggcggcgctatGCCTGGATACATGATGGACAACAGCCAGACATGGAACTACAACGGCGCCAACGTGGCTACCGTTGGAGGCGCCGTGCATGGCTCACAAAGGCAGCGAAGCGTTAACCGTCGAGCTGCTTTGCCTACT AATTGGACCGAACATGGCGGAATGGGTATGCCTAACCTTCAGTCTTACTCGAATGGCCTAGCTGGAGCTCCCATGTCCAATGGTGGTCTCCGTGTTGATGCTCCTGGATCTCACCCGTCCCCCAACAGCCTTCAATCCGTCGGAAACGACGCTGATCAGCTGATTCCTACTGCCATTGTTATTAAGAATATCCCATTCGCCGTGCGCAAGGAAACCCTTGCTTCCATTATGCTGGATATGCATCTTCCCCAACCCTACGCCTTCAACTATCACTTTGATAACGGAGTTTTCAGAGGCCTCGCCTTTGCCAACTTCCAATCAGCCGAAGATACTCGTATCGTTATTGAGGCGATGAATGGAATGGATGTTCATGGCCGAAAGCTGCGAGTCGAGTACAAGAAGATGCTTCCCGAAGCGGAGCGCGAGCGCATTgagcgagaaaagagagagcgtCGAGGTCAGCTGGAAGAGCAGCACCGTGCTCCTATTTTACACAACCAGAGCTCGCTTCAGAGTTTGGGTGGAATGTCCCAAGCTCAGGCGCGCACCCCGTCTGCCGCCGCTCCCTCTTCTGTTTCTCATCTCG GCGATATTGATCTGAACGACCCCCAGACCCTTGAATTCTACACCGAACTTGTCATGTTCCGAAGAGATGATTCACGTGAAATCTTAGTGTTCCCTCCTGGAATTGCACCCGAACACCGCCGGTCCATCCACATTCTCGCCCACCACATGGGCCTTGAGCACCAGTCCATCGGTGAAGCTGATTCCCGACAACTTACTGTGCTCAAGCGACGACAGCCCTCACCTACTGCCGATATCCATACGCCCCCTGCTAGCAGCTTGGATGTTCACAAACGCGGTCTGAGCCGGGCTGCCACATTCGACTTTGCCGCCGACCGAGAGTCTCgagcagccagcagcaactaTGCCCATCTTGTTGGTCGACATGGCCCTACGCTTGAACTTCCCGGAAGCCCAGATGGAGCTGGAATCCCCAACAACCTACGAGCTGCCAAGAGCTTTGCCGACCTTCGCTCGTTTACCCCCAGCCCCTCTCAAGCGTCATCAAGCTATCTGGCCCCTGGCAGCGGACTAAGCGGTATTGCGCCTGCCTCGACTGCTCGATTTGGCGACTATCTCAGCAACGGCAGCCAATCTCAGAGCGGAAACCCAAGCACACCCGGTGCAAAGAATGACAATGGCCTTGTTAGCGGCCTCAGCGGATTGAGCCTGTCTCCTTTTGAGGCAAGCGGGCTGCAGCCCCAGGCACGGAACACTCCTGGTGCTATTGGTAGCCAGCGACCCAGCGCAAACGGCAACGGCACTTCCAAGGGTGCCCCCGAGAGACAGCCACGTGGCCCAGAATGGGAGACATCGAACGGCTTTGGTCGTACTCGAGCAAATGGCCACATGCAGCGCGGTAGTG ATTCCTCGGACAATGGAGCTCGTGTTGGCACCAGCTCCACTAATGCTTCGCGATATCACTAA